In uncultured Treponema sp., one genomic interval encodes:
- a CDS encoding DUF2764 family protein: MEHLYYLVAQLPAISVNDDSSQKLPLTVGYFKDLCSRFMSEKSAKLAENLTLEPPVEPVSTGSVFLDEWYEKERCLRLALAQIRALKMKKDVKDLPSASDGESIQAARTATGMDSPLAAEQYLNQYRLGILDRIAPMDNFSADAVYSYGLKLMLAERMKKFNKDEGLASYHKIYDEILGEKK; this comes from the coding sequence GTGGAACATCTCTATTATTTGGTTGCCCAGCTTCCGGCAATTTCTGTAAATGATGACAGTTCTCAGAAACTTCCGCTTACAGTTGGATATTTCAAGGATTTGTGCAGCCGATTTATGTCTGAAAAATCTGCGAAGCTTGCTGAAAATCTTACGCTGGAACCTCCTGTTGAGCCTGTTTCAACTGGTTCAGTTTTCCTTGATGAATGGTATGAAAAAGAAAGATGCCTTCGCCTTGCATTGGCTCAAATCAGGGCTTTAAAAATGAAGAAAGATGTAAAGGATCTTCCTTCTGCAAGTGACGGCGAATCTATTCAGGCTGCGCGGACTGCGACTGGAATGGACAGTCCTTTGGCGGCGGAACAGTATCTGAATCAGTACCGTCTTGGAATTTTGGACCGGATTGCGCCTATGGACAATTTTTCAGCTGATGCGGTCTACAGCTATGGACTTAAGCTGATGCTTGCCGAGCGGATGAAGAAGTTTAACAAGGATGAAGGCTTGGCTTCTTACCACAAAATTTATGATGAAATTCTTGGAGAAAAGAAATGA
- a CDS encoding V-type ATP synthase subunit A, whose protein sequence is MTDTKGKVVAVNGNMVSVEFDGKVSLNEVGYVKVGGKSLKGEVIRIRGNTAQMQIYEMTNGISTDCSVEFTGDLLSVEVGPGLLGQVYDGLQNPLPLLAEKSGYFLERGVYLPALDENKKWEFTPTAKEGDKVFAGDSIGTVPEGPFTHKILVPFGFLGTYTIKKIAKPGEYKIHDTIATLADEKGKSVNISMSFKWPVKRAVNCYAERLSPDEPMVTKVRLIDTFFPVAKGGTYCIPGPFGAGKTVLQHTTSRNADVDIVIIAACGERAGEVVETLTEFPELKDPRTGRSLMERTIIICNTSSMPVASREASCYTGVTLAEYYRQMGLNVLLLADSTSRWAQAMREMSGRLEEIPGEEAFPAYLESTIASFYERAGIVKLRDGNIGSVTIGGTVSPAGGNFEEPVTQATLKVVGAFHGLSRERSDARRYPSIDPLDSWSKYKSTIGHNLVEFARNVYKRGAEVNQMMKVVGEEGTSLSDFVIYLKSEFLDAVYMQQDSFDEIEGASSVERQKYVFNKIVEILGSDFDFEEKDDARNFFNTLRQNFIDMNYKEFKNSDFTKAEKVIESTLASKNAQVSDEAKKLLKDGE, encoded by the coding sequence ATGACTGATACAAAAGGCAAAGTTGTTGCTGTCAATGGAAACATGGTTTCTGTTGAATTCGATGGAAAGGTATCTCTCAATGAAGTAGGCTACGTTAAAGTTGGCGGAAAAAGCCTGAAAGGAGAGGTAATCCGTATCCGCGGAAATACAGCGCAGATGCAGATTTATGAAATGACAAATGGTATTTCAACAGATTGTTCTGTAGAATTTACCGGGGATTTGCTTAGCGTTGAAGTTGGTCCTGGTCTTTTGGGGCAGGTTTATGATGGATTGCAGAATCCGCTTCCTCTTCTTGCTGAAAAATCCGGATATTTTCTTGAGCGCGGCGTTTATCTTCCTGCTCTTGATGAAAATAAAAAATGGGAATTCACTCCTACTGCAAAAGAAGGCGACAAAGTTTTTGCAGGCGACAGCATAGGAACTGTCCCGGAAGGTCCTTTTACCCACAAAATTCTTGTTCCTTTTGGATTCCTTGGAACTTATACAATCAAAAAAATTGCAAAACCAGGCGAATATAAAATTCACGATACTATTGCGACTCTCGCTGACGAAAAAGGAAAATCAGTAAACATCAGCATGAGCTTTAAATGGCCTGTAAAACGCGCTGTAAACTGCTATGCTGAACGTCTTAGCCCGGATGAGCCGATGGTTACAAAAGTCCGCCTGATTGATACATTTTTTCCTGTTGCAAAAGGCGGAACTTATTGTATTCCTGGTCCGTTCGGAGCTGGAAAAACTGTTCTTCAGCATACAACAAGCCGCAATGCCGATGTTGACATTGTAATTATCGCAGCTTGTGGAGAACGCGCTGGTGAAGTTGTAGAAACTCTTACAGAATTCCCGGAACTTAAGGATCCTCGCACTGGACGTTCTCTTATGGAACGCACAATCATAATCTGCAATACATCTTCTATGCCGGTTGCTTCCCGCGAAGCTTCATGCTACACAGGTGTTACTCTTGCAGAATATTACCGCCAGATGGGACTTAACGTTCTTCTTCTTGCGGATTCTACTTCAAGATGGGCGCAGGCTATGCGTGAAATGTCCGGCCGTTTGGAGGAAATTCCTGGCGAAGAAGCATTCCCTGCATATTTGGAGTCAACAATCGCTTCTTTCTATGAACGCGCTGGAATTGTAAAACTCCGTGATGGAAATATCGGTTCTGTTACAATCGGTGGAACAGTTTCTCCTGCCGGCGGAAACTTTGAAGAGCCTGTAACTCAGGCAACTTTGAAAGTTGTTGGTGCATTCCATGGTCTTAGCCGTGAACGTTCAGATGCTCGCCGTTATCCTTCTATTGATCCGCTTGATTCTTGGTCAAAATACAAATCTACAATTGGACACAATCTTGTTGAGTTTGCACGCAATGTCTATAAAAGAGGCGCGGAAGTCAACCAGATGATGAAAGTTGTTGGTGAAGAAGGAACAAGCCTTTCAGACTTTGTTATTTACTTGAAGAGCGAATTTCTTGATGCCGTTTATATGCAGCAGGATAGCTTTGATGAAATTGAAGGCGCATCTTCTGTAGAACGCCAGAAATATGTCTTCAATAAAATCGTTGAAATTCTTGGTTCTGACTTTGACTTTGAAGAAAAAGACGATGCTCGTAATTTCTTTAACACTTTGCGCCAGAATTTCATTGATATGAACTATAAGGAATTCAAGAACTCAGATTTTACAAAAGCTGAAAAAGTCATAGAAAGCACTTTGGCTTCAAAAAATGCGCAGGTATCTGACGAGGCAAAGAAGCTTCTCAAGGACGGTGAATAA
- a CDS encoding V-type ATP synthase subunit B → MNKVYSKIESINGSVITVKAKGVKLNELAEINTRFGKSLAEVNKIDGETVSLQVFAGGRGVATNDQIRFLGHEMRVSFSENLLGRIFNGSAEPRDHGPALTENLVAIGGPSVNPAKRINPNRMMRTNIPMIDVFNTLVVSQKIPIFSISGEPYNQLLARIAMQAQADVIVLGGMGLKYDDYLYFKKTLEEGGALSKTVMFVHTAADPTVECIKIPDLSLAVAEQFALQGKDVLVLLTDMTNFADSMKEIAITQEQVPSNRGYPGDLYSQLASRYEKAVDFADSGSITVLAVTTMPGDDVTHPVPDNTGYITEGQYYLKGGHIEPFGSLSRLKQQVNSKTRKDHRSLMDAMIRLYSQYKDTLEKKSMGFIMSSWDEKLLKYGELFESEMMDLTVNIPLEEALDNGWKILAECFDKAETGLKSELIEQFWPKN, encoded by the coding sequence ATGAATAAAGTATATAGCAAAATCGAAAGCATAAACGGAAGCGTTATTACTGTAAAAGCAAAAGGCGTAAAGCTTAATGAGCTTGCTGAAATAAACACAAGGTTCGGAAAATCTCTTGCTGAAGTAAACAAGATTGACGGCGAAACAGTTTCATTGCAGGTTTTTGCTGGCGGACGCGGTGTTGCCACAAATGACCAGATTCGCTTTTTGGGACACGAAATGCGTGTTTCTTTCAGCGAAAATTTGCTCGGACGTATTTTCAACGGTTCAGCAGAGCCAAGAGACCACGGTCCTGCATTGACTGAAAATCTTGTTGCAATCGGAGGACCTTCTGTAAATCCGGCAAAACGCATTAATCCAAACAGAATGATGCGCACAAACATTCCGATGATTGATGTTTTCAATACTTTGGTTGTCAGCCAGAAAATTCCGATTTTCTCAATTTCCGGCGAACCTTACAACCAGCTTTTGGCTCGTATTGCTATGCAGGCTCAGGCTGATGTTATTGTTCTTGGCGGAATGGGCTTGAAGTACGATGACTACCTTTACTTCAAAAAGACATTGGAAGAAGGCGGCGCATTGAGCAAAACTGTAATGTTTGTTCATACTGCTGCTGACCCGACAGTTGAATGCATTAAAATTCCGGATCTTTCGCTTGCTGTTGCCGAACAGTTTGCGCTTCAGGGAAAAGATGTTCTTGTTCTTCTTACAGATATGACGAACTTCGCTGATTCAATGAAGGAAATCGCAATTACTCAGGAGCAAGTTCCTTCTAACCGTGGTTATCCGGGAGACTTGTATTCTCAGCTTGCAAGCCGTTATGAAAAGGCTGTTGACTTTGCTGATTCAGGCTCTATAACGGTTTTGGCTGTTACAACAATGCCTGGCGATGACGTTACTCATCCTGTTCCTGATAACACAGGATATATTACAGAAGGTCAGTATTATCTTAAGGGCGGACACATTGAGCCTTTTGGTTCTCTTTCCCGCTTAAAGCAGCAGGTTAACAGCAAAACTCGCAAAGACCACCGTTCTCTTATGGATGCGATGATTCGTCTTTATTCCCAGTACAAAGATACTCTTGAAAAAAAGTCAATGGGCTTTATTATGAGTTCTTGGGACGAAAAGCTTTTGAAATACGGAGAGCTTTTTGAATCAGAAATGATGGATCTTACGGTGAATATTCCTCTTGAAGAAGCCTTGGACAATGGATGGAAAATTCTTGCGGAATGTTTTGACAAGGCGGAAACTGGCTTGAAGTCTGAATTGATAGAGCAGTTCTGGCCAAAAAACTAA
- a CDS encoding aldose epimerase family protein has protein sequence MSNLKFKKVKFGTLYDGRKVHLYTVSNGSMSFSAIDYGCTITSILLPAKDGKKVDVLLGCSTLEGYASSGSCFGTVVGRFANRIGGASFSLNGKTYQLDKNDGENCLHGGFDRYEKKLWSAKKIRTDKGLGIEFTRVSPAGEQNMPGNLKIKVTYTLNEDNELTLDYSAKTDAPTPVNLTNHAYFNLKGYDGGSIEDQELKMNCSKFVEVDEHLIPSGNLCSVDEKKAFDFRVPKLIGKDIKETGSGYDHAYCIDSYNGSLVEFAVLKDPASGRTMTVSTTLPACQIYTANFIDGFGKNGYPLKAHDAVCMETEAYPDAPNHENFPSCIVTPEKPYHETTVYKFGF, from the coding sequence ATGAGTAATTTGAAATTTAAAAAGGTCAAATTTGGAACTTTGTATGATGGAAGAAAAGTTCATTTGTACACAGTTTCAAACGGCTCTATGAGCTTTTCTGCAATAGATTATGGATGCACAATTACAAGCATTCTTTTACCTGCAAAAGACGGAAAAAAAGTTGATGTTCTTTTGGGCTGTTCAACTTTGGAAGGCTATGCTTCTAGCGGCAGCTGTTTTGGAACCGTAGTTGGACGCTTTGCAAACAGAATCGGCGGCGCATCTTTTTCTCTTAATGGAAAAACTTATCAGCTTGATAAAAATGACGGCGAAAACTGTCTTCACGGCGGATTCGACCGCTACGAAAAGAAGCTGTGGTCTGCAAAAAAAATCCGCACTGACAAAGGTCTTGGAATTGAATTTACAAGAGTAAGTCCGGCAGGCGAGCAAAATATGCCTGGCAATCTTAAGATAAAAGTTACCTACACGTTAAATGAAGACAACGAGCTTACTTTGGATTATTCTGCTAAGACAGATGCTCCGACTCCAGTAAATCTTACAAACCATGCTTACTTCAATTTGAAAGGCTATGACGGCGGTTCTATTGAAGATCAGGAACTCAAGATGAATTGCTCTAAATTTGTTGAAGTTGACGAGCATCTTATTCCGTCTGGAAACCTTTGTTCAGTTGATGAAAAAAAAGCTTTTGACTTTAGAGTTCCAAAGCTTATCGGCAAAGATATAAAAGAAACTGGCTCTGGATATGACCATGCTTATTGCATTGATTCATATAATGGAAGTTTAGTTGAATTCGCGGTGTTGAAAGATCCTGCCAGCGGACGCACAATGACAGTTTCTACAACATTGCCTGCCTGCCAGATTTATACAGCAAATTTCATTGATGGATTTGGAAAAAACGGCTATCCTTTAAAAGCTCATGACGCTGTCTGCATGGAAACTGAGGCTTATCCTGATGCTCCGAACCATGAGAATTTCCCAAGCTGCATAGTAACTCCAGAAAAACCGTACCATGAAACTACGGTTTATAAATTTGGTTTTTAG